The proteins below are encoded in one region of Paenibacillus sp. YYML68:
- the nikC gene encoding nickel transporter permease, with protein sequence MRTDQSIEGAVVAAPNDRWIVRMLRRIFGQKLLSIGLVLLVLVALFALVAPLAVQNDPYTVHMADRLKPPSWTYPLGTDSMGRCMLTRLAYGAQSTLGVAALAVAIVCLVGVPVGLLAGYARGRIDAIFMRLADGVGALPEFLWAIAIAGFLGPSLFHLLIAIIIVNWISYARVVRGIVLSEREKEYVLAARAAGAGGATIIRRHLLPQVVSPVVVMAALDVGSTILIISSMSYLGLGAQPPIPEWGAMLNDGRPYFQSAAQLMIIPGVAIMTVVIAFQLTAEGLRDRWDVRGK encoded by the coding sequence ATGAGAACGGACCAATCAATAGAAGGGGCTGTGGTTGCGGCCCCGAATGATCGCTGGATCGTAAGAATGCTTCGACGTATATTCGGGCAAAAGCTGCTGAGCATCGGCCTCGTGCTGCTTGTACTCGTTGCTCTGTTCGCGCTCGTTGCTCCGCTCGCGGTGCAGAACGACCCGTACACGGTCCATATGGCCGATCGGTTGAAGCCGCCGAGCTGGACGTATCCGCTAGGCACCGACTCGATGGGCAGGTGCATGCTTACTAGACTCGCCTATGGCGCCCAGTCGACGCTAGGCGTTGCAGCGCTGGCGGTCGCGATTGTATGTCTTGTTGGCGTGCCTGTTGGCCTTCTAGCGGGATACGCTCGCGGGCGGATCGATGCGATCTTTATGCGGCTGGCGGACGGTGTGGGAGCGCTGCCTGAATTTCTATGGGCGATTGCGATTGCGGGCTTCCTCGGACCGAGTCTGTTTCACCTGCTGATCGCTATTATTATTGTAAACTGGATTAGCTATGCACGCGTTGTGCGAGGCATCGTGCTGAGCGAGCGCGAAAAGGAATATGTGCTGGCTGCCCGTGCGGCAGGTGCGGGAGGGGCGACGATCATTCGTCGTCATCTGCTCCCTCAGGTCGTGTCTCCGGTCGTGGTGATGGCGGCGCTCGACGTAGGGTCAACGATCTTGATTATATCCTCGATGTCTTATCTCGGTCTTGGGGCACAGCCGCCGATTCCGGAATGGGGCGCGATGCTGAATGATGGACGTCCGTACTTCCAGTCGGCGGCTCAGCTGATGATTATACCAGGTGTAGCGATTATGACGGTCGTCATCGCCTTCCAGCTCACAGCAGAAGGGCTGCGGGATCGCTGGGATGTACGAGGTAAATGA
- a CDS encoding ABC transporter ATP-binding protein, whose amino-acid sequence MNVLQLSDLRIEAKTDSDRRTLVEQVSLVVQRGEMVALVGESGSGKSVTASAILGLLPRSLQAVHGRIELEGVDLLQLSASDMRKRRGVEIGYIFQDYNGSFSPFRTIGSQMTETLRVHRPCSKAEAKQHVLRWLERVQLPAERVFRSYPFQLSGGQKQRAALAAALQLEPKLLIADEPTTALDVLNGELVMELLHELRRDTGCAVLLISHDLRLVLKRADRIAVMREGRLLEQGSAADIRERAAHPYTQRLLMARPLLPRPAAVREEAGAAGHMTLAAVEPSVAELTGAAGQRAGAVPSDEKKQGSEVADENVELEAVAR is encoded by the coding sequence ATGAACGTATTACAGCTGTCGGATTTACGTATTGAAGCGAAGACGGATAGCGACAGACGCACGCTTGTTGAGCAGGTGTCGCTAGTGGTGCAGCGTGGAGAAATGGTGGCGCTCGTCGGTGAATCCGGCAGCGGTAAGAGCGTTACGGCCTCAGCTATATTGGGACTATTACCTCGTTCACTTCAGGCCGTACACGGTCGAATCGAGCTCGAGGGCGTCGACCTGCTCCAGCTGTCCGCATCTGATATGAGGAAAAGGAGAGGCGTCGAAATCGGATACATTTTCCAGGATTACAATGGAAGCTTCTCGCCCTTCCGTACGATCGGCAGTCAGATGACCGAGACGCTGCGCGTTCATCGGCCGTGCTCGAAGGCGGAGGCGAAGCAGCATGTGCTTCGCTGGCTCGAGCGAGTACAGCTGCCCGCCGAACGCGTGTTCCGGAGCTATCCGTTCCAGCTCAGCGGCGGTCAGAAGCAGCGGGCCGCGCTCGCGGCTGCGCTGCAGCTGGAGCCGAAGCTGCTGATCGCCGACGAACCGACGACTGCGCTCGACGTGTTGAACGGCGAGCTCGTAATGGAGCTCCTGCACGAGCTGCGGCGTGATACCGGCTGCGCCGTGCTGCTCATCTCGCACGACCTGCGCCTCGTGCTGAAGCGGGCCGACCGTATCGCTGTCATGCGCGAGGGACGGCTGCTGGAGCAAGGCAGCGCCGCGGACATTCGCGAGCGTGCGGCACATCCGTACACGCAGCGGCTGCTGATGGCGAGGCCGCTGCTGCCAAGACCTGCAGCTGTGCGAGAGGAGGCTGGCGCTGCCGGCCACATGACCTTAGCTGCTGTCGAGCCTTCTGTGGCAGAGCTCACCGGAGCAGCTGGACAGCGTGCGGGAGCGGTCCCAAGCGACGAGAAGAAGCAAGGCTCCGAGGTCGCCGATGAGAATGTTGAGCTGGAGGCGGTGGCCCGATGA